In Streptomyces sp. P3, one DNA window encodes the following:
- a CDS encoding ABC transporter permease, producing MARLNLWRWGVLGLAGLYFLVPLAASVVFTVDVPGQGVTFDAYTQIFSADGFGSSLLLSLELAAATIAVVLLLMVPATVALRLGSPRLRPVVEVVCSLPLVVPPIAFVAGIGTVLKWGPEHLSRTPLFQTFVAIQDPGFPVVLVLAYVVMALPFAYRALDAGLRSIDVRTLVEAARSCGAGWPQALVRAVLPNLRGALLNASFLTLALVLGEFTVAQLLGFRPFAVWIVNVSGSQAQLSVAVSVLSLLVTWALLLVLAGFGGRTRPTSRG from the coding sequence ATGGCTCGCCTGAACCTGTGGCGGTGGGGTGTCCTCGGCCTCGCCGGACTGTACTTCCTGGTACCGCTGGCCGCGTCGGTCGTCTTCACCGTCGACGTGCCCGGGCAGGGCGTCACCTTCGACGCCTACACACAGATCTTCTCCGCCGACGGCTTCGGCTCCAGCCTGCTGCTCTCCCTGGAGCTGGCCGCCGCCACCATCGCCGTCGTCCTGCTGCTGATGGTGCCCGCCACGGTGGCGTTGCGACTGGGCTCGCCACGGCTGCGGCCGGTCGTCGAGGTGGTGTGCTCGCTGCCGCTGGTGGTGCCGCCCATCGCCTTCGTCGCCGGCATCGGGACCGTCCTGAAGTGGGGACCCGAGCACCTCTCGCGCACCCCCCTCTTCCAGACGTTCGTGGCGATCCAGGACCCCGGCTTCCCCGTCGTCCTCGTGCTGGCGTACGTGGTGATGGCGCTGCCGTTCGCGTACCGCGCCCTGGACGCGGGGTTGCGCTCCATCGATGTGCGCACCCTCGTCGAGGCCGCCCGCAGCTGCGGCGCCGGCTGGCCGCAGGCGCTGGTCCGGGCCGTTCTGCCCAACCTGCGCGGCGCGCTGCTCAACGCCTCCTTCCTCACGCTGGCCCTCGTGCTGGGCGAGTTCACCGTGGCGCAGCTGCTCGGCTTCCGGCCCTTCGCCGTCTGGATCGTGAACGTCAGCGGCTCGCAGGCCCAGCTGTCCGTCGCCGTGTCCGTGCTCAGCCTGCTCGTGACCTGGGCACTCCTCCTCGTCCTCGCCGGTTTCGGCGGGCGCACCCGTCCTACTTCCCGGGGATGA